A genomic segment from Corylus avellana chromosome ca5, CavTom2PMs-1.0 encodes:
- the LOC132182087 gene encoding cinnamoyl-CoA reductase-like SNL6, producing MGSVSWNKQPKYYLYVTEHSSCNTEERREREREREMVEINLMVWSALKEGQQNCINSNPNSCSLSAARKRGLVCVTSGNSYLASHIVKELLAHAYSVRVTIQYQVDFDDMRELIGDEEIDQLESVVVANMGDVDSLSDAFRGCHAIFHTSSFVDPHGISGYSEWMAVLEAEGAKNVIEACGRAAYIKRCIFTSSLLASIWNCDNVDRVVDETAWSDEDFCRENRLWLALGKTMAEKAAWSKSEEMEVELVTVCPGLLMAPSFPNAHRETSIPYLKGGQIMLQRGALAIVDAKKVAAAHVHVYEAMDCGACGRYFCFQRVVRRLDDAIEVENGLNMHGLLSDSGGRQQLVLPEGSGDQEIDSNLDNSKLSKLILQASQSLSCKQCCKFSWS from the exons gagagagagagagagagagagagagatggtagAAATAAATCTGATGGTGTGGAGTGCTTTGAAGGAGGGACAACAAAATTGCATTAATAGTAATCCAAACAGCTGCAGTTTGAGTGCTGCAAGAAAGAGGGGATTGGTTTGCGTGACAAGTGGGAATTCTTACCTGGCTTCCCACATTGTGAAGGAGCTCTTGGCTCATGCTTACTCTGTTCGTGTCACCATCCAATACCAAG TGGATTTTGATGACATGAGAGAGCTGATAGGAGATGAAGAGATAGATCAACTAGAAAGTGTTGTGGTAGCAAACATGGGAGATGTGGACAGTCTCAGTGATGCTTTTAGAGGTTGTCATGCCATTTTTCACACCTCCTCTTTTGTTGATCCTCATGGGATCTCTGGTTATTCT GAATGGATGGCAGTTCTTGAGGCTGAAGGGGCAAAGAATGTCATTGAAGCTTGTGGTAGAGCTGCATATATAAAGAGATGTATCTTTACCTCCTCTCTTCTTGCCTCTATCTGGAATTGTGACAATGTAGACAGGGTTGTTGATGAGACTGCCTGGAGTGATGAAGACTTCTGCAGAGAAAACAGG CTTTGGCTTGCCTTGGGGAAGACGATGGCAGAGAAGGCTGCCTGGAGCAAGTCTGAAGAAATGGAAGTGGAGCTTGTTACAGTCTGCCCTGGATTACTCATGGCCCCCTCTTTCCCAAATGCTCACAGAGAAACCTCTATACCATACCTTAAAG GTGGCCAGATCATGCTACAACGAGGAGCCCTGGCTATTGTTGATGCTAAGAAGGTGGCAGCGGCACATGTCCACGTTTACGAAGCTATGGATTGCGGAGCTTGCGGAAGATACTTCTGCTTCCAAAGAGTGGTGCGAAGATTGGACGACGCCATTGAAGTAGAAAATGGGTTGAACATGCATGGCTTATTATCAGATTCAGGAGGAAGACAGCAGCTAGTCTTACCAGAAGGATCAGGAGACCAAGAAATAGATAGCAATCTTGATAACTCCAAGCTTTCTAAACTCATATTACAAGCTTCTCAAAGCTTATCTTGCAAACAGTGTTGCAAATTCTCATGGTCATGA
- the LOC132183391 gene encoding uncharacterized protein LOC132183391 translates to MGEERAEDPQRMKRIAAAAYDYENDPRWADYWSNILIPPHMASRPDVVVHFKRKFYQRYIDPDLVVEAMSTNSSSQPARPSASSSASSTSSNAQARQRNTGSTTPNSGTSATASPNPTSLRWDRQTIQFSVNAWVFVVAVLAIFPLVPRHLSQRAFRLSLMGTACSSLYSLYSLYGKPRAWNAQALQAYFQSIIATKDFIYFIYCLIFVASNLCLKFALIPILCRALEHVAKFLRHNFSRSSLYRKYLEEPCVWVESNTTTLSILSSHAEIGLGFLMIISFFSWQRNLIQTFMYWQLLKLMYHAPVTASYHNSVWAKIGRTVNPLVHRYAPFLNTPISAAQRWWFR, encoded by the exons atgggggaagagagggCGGAGGATCCGCAGAGGATGAAGAGAATTGCGGCGGCGGCCTACGACTACGAGAACGACCCCAGATGGGCCGACTACTGGTCTAACATCCTCATCCCTCCCCACATGGCCTCGCGCCCCGATGTCGTCGTCCACTTCAAGCGCAAGTTCTACCAGCGTTACATC GATCCTGATCTTGTGGTAGAGGCTATGTCCACTAACAGTTCATCTCAGCCTGCAAGACCATCAGCATCATCCTCAGCTTCATCAACATCTTCAAATGCCCAAGCTCGACAACGTAACACAG GGTCAACAACTCCAAATTCAGGGACGTCAGCAACTGCCAGTCCAAATCCAACTTCTCTGCGCTGGGATCGGCAAACGATTCAGTTCTCTGTGAATGCTTGG GTGTTTGTCGTGGCTGTACTTGCAATTTTTCCATTGGTACCTAGACATCTTTCACAAAGGGCATTTCGGCTTTCCTTAATGGGCACTGCATGTTCCTCTCTTTATTCCTTGTATTCGCTATATGgg AAACCGAGGGCATGGAATGCGCAGGCTTTGCAAGCTTACTTTCAGTCTATTATTGCAACCAAGGATTTTATCTACTTCATCTACTGCCTTATCTTTGTGGCTTCAAATCTTTGCCTTAAGT TTGCCTTGATTCCTATTCTATGTCGAGCACTTGAACATGTTGCCAAGTTCCTTAGACATAATTTCAGTCGTTCCTCCCTGTACAG GAAGTACTTGGAAGAGCCATGTGTTTGGGTGGAGTCAAACACAACTACCCTCAGCATACTGTCTTCACACGCTGAGATTGGACTTGGTTTCCTCATGATCATTTCCTTTTTCTC GTGGCAACGCAATCTAATACAAACTTTCATGTACTGGCAG CTATTGAAGCTCATGTATCATGCCCCTGTTACTGCTAGTTACCATAATAGCGTATGGGCTAAGATTGGGAGGACCGTCAATCCGCTTGTCCACCGCTACGCCCCATTTTTGAATACTCCAATTTCTGCTGCCCAGAGATGGTGGTTCAGGTAG
- the LOC132183390 gene encoding isoprenylcysteine alpha-carbonyl methylesterase ICME-like codes for MNDVDTEPLRSPEVLGYTDGAKSHQRRRRPVGKRGSPSSPPGRTQSFSRDFGHAAAETYLITRLSFTLLRYLGVGYRWITRLFALGCYAMLLMPGFLQVAYYYFFSSQVWRSVVYGDQPRNRLDLYLPENNDEPKPVVIFVTGGAWIIGYKAWGSLLGQQLAERDILVACLDYRNFPQGTISDMVKDVSQGISFVCNHIAEYGGDPNRIYLMGQSAGAHISACALVEQAIKESESGKEESISWSVSQLKAYFGLSGGYNLHNLVEHLHNRGLYSSVFLSIMEQSLQRFSPEVMIQDSSIRDAVSHLPPITLFHGTSDYSIPSDESKTFADALQRAGAQATLILFEGKTHTDLFLQDPLRGGKNELFDHIVAEIHADDKEALAKDAMAPPRSRLVPEFLLQLAREISPF; via the exons ATGAATGACGTGGACACCGAGCCCTTGCGTTCTCCTGAGGTTCTGGGTTACACTGATGGCGCCAAAAGTCACCAGCGCCGGCGCAGGCCCGTCGGAAAGCGTGGAAGCCCGTCGTCTCCGCCCGGGCGGACTCAGTCTTTCAGCCGAGATTTCGGGCACGCCGCCGCCGAGACTTATCTTATCACCCGGCTCAGCTTCACCCTCCTCCGATATCTAGG GGTAGGCTACCGGTGGATCACTAGATTATTTGCTCTTGGTTGTTATGCCATGCTACTCATGCCCGGATTTCTTCAAG tggcatattattatttcttctcCAGCCAGGTCTGGCGAAGTGTTGTATATGGAGACCAACCAAGAAATAG GTTGGATCTATATCTGCCTGAAAATAATGATGAACCGAAGCCAGTTGTGATATTTGTAACTGGTGGAGCTTGGATTATTGG GTACAAAGCGTGGGGTTCTCTTTTAGGACAGCAATTGGCAGAAAGAGACATATTAGTGGCATGCCTTGACTACAG AAATTTTCCTCAGGGGACTATTAGTGATATGGTAAAAGATGTTTCTCAGGGAATCTCATTTGTCTGCAATCACATAGCTGAATATGGGGGTGACCCTAACAG GATATATCTAATGGGGCAATCAGCTGGTGCACACATTTCTGCTTGTGCTCTCGTGGAGCAAGCAATCAAAGAATCTGAATCTGGGAAAGAAGAGAGTATTTCTTGGAGTGTCTCTCAACTAAAAGCTTATTTTGGTTTATCTGGAGG GTACAATTTACATAATTTAGTTGAGCACTTGCACAATCGAGGCCTCTATAGCTCTGTTTTCTTAAG CATTATGGAACAATCATTGCAACGATTTTCTCCTGAAGTTATGATACAAGATTCAAGCATTAGAGATGCTGTTTCTCACCTGCCTCCTATTACTCTTTTTCATGGAACCTCAGATTATTCCATACCATCAGATGAAAG TAAAACTTTTGCGGATGCTCTTCAAAGGGCAGGAGCTCAAGCAACGCTGATTCTGTTCGAGGGAAAGACACATACAGATTTGTTTCTTCAA GATCCTTTGAGAGGGGGCAAAAATGAACTGTTTGACCATATAGTTGCTGAGATACATGCCGATGATAAGGAAGCTCTTGCCAAGGATGCAATGGCCCCTCCAAGAAGTCGCCTTGTTCCCGAGTTTTTGTTACAGCTGGCTCGCGAGATCAGCCCCTTCTAG